Proteins encoded together in one Telopea speciosissima isolate NSW1024214 ecotype Mountain lineage chromosome 4, Tspe_v1, whole genome shotgun sequence window:
- the LOC122657785 gene encoding cyanidin 3-O-glucoside 7-O-glucosyltransferase (acyl-glucose)-like, which produces MPDKSTGDVTVDQYHKYKEDVKLMSDIGLEGYRFSISWSRLLPNGRGAINPKGLEYYNNLINELIRHGVAPHVTLYHLDFPQVLEDEYGGWLSPKIVEDFTAYADVCFREFGDRVSYWTTINEPNVLALSSYDFGLFPPQRCSPQFGIFYCSGGNSSVEPYTALHHMLLAHASVAALYKEKYIAKQKGWVGLNVYAFWSDPFTNSTADVKATQRSLDFMVGWVIDPLIFGDYPKIMKKAVGSRLPSFTKRESELVKGSSDFFGLNHYLTVYVKDNSSYPYVGLPDFNIDMAVQYSVSRDVDPFVPGSATPSTPSGLRSLLEYLKNYYGNPPVYVQENGYRAPQSEKFNDTDRINYIDGYIESMLDPIRNGSNVRGYFVWSFLDVFEFLSGYEARYGLVHVDFNDKELKRQPKLSAQWYSNFLKKKSKRIESKIKATSHPSQ; this is translated from the exons ATGCCTGATAAGAGCACTGGAGATGTAACTGTGGACCAATACCACAAATATAAg GAAGATGTGAAGCTCATGAGTGATATTGGTCTAGAAGGCTACAGGTTCTCCATATCTTGGTCAAGACTTCTCCCAA ATGGGAGAGGGGCCATTAATCCAAAAGGCCTAGAGTATTACAATAATCTGATCAACGAACTGATTAGACATG GGGTTGCACCACATGTTACACTCTACCATTTGGATTTTCCTCAAGTACTTGAAGATGAATATGGAGGATGGCTTAGCCCAAAGATTGT GGAGGATTTCACAGCCTATGCAGATGTATGTTTTAGAGAGTTTGGAGATAGGGTCTCCTACTGGACTACCATCAATGAACCCAATGTCTTGGCTTTATCATCCTATGACTTTGGATTATTTCCACCTCAAAGATGCTCACCACAATTTGGCATCTTCTATTGCTCTGGTGGAAACTCTTCTGTGGAGCCTTACACTGCACTGCATCATATGTTGCTAGCACATGCATCAGTTGCTGCTCtgtacaaagaaaaatacata GCCAAGCAGAAAGGTTGGGTAGGCTTGAATGTGTATGCTTTCTGGTCTGACCCTTTCACAAACTCAACAGCTGATGTTAAAGCAACCCAAAGATCCTTGGATTTCATGGTTGGCTG GGTTATCGATCCCCTAATATTTGGAGACTACCCAAAGATCATGAAGAAGGCAGTTGGGTCAAGATTACCATCTTTCACCAAACGCGAGTCTGAACTAGTGAAAGGGTCATCAGATTTCTTTGGACTGAACCATTACCTCACAGTTTATGTTAAAGATAACTCCAGCTATCCTTATGTAGGCCTTCCAGACTTCAATATCGACATGGCAGTCCAATATTCAG TTTCCAGAGATGTCGATCCGTTTGTACCAGGCTCTGCAACACCCAGTACTCCATCTGGCTTACGTAGTTTGCTCGAATACTTAAAGAACTACTATGGAAACCCTCCTGTCTATGTTCAAGAAAATG GTTATAGAGCACCACAAAGCGAGAAATTTAATGACACAGACCGGATTAATTACATAGATGGATACATTGAAAGCATGCTTGATCCAATAAG gAATGGATCAAACGTGAGAGGATACTTTGTGTGGTCATTCCTAGATGTCTTTGAGTTTCTTAGTGGGTACGAGGCGCGCTATGGACTGGTTCATGTGGACTTCAATGACAAGGAATTGAAGAGACAGCCTAAGTTATCTGCTCAATGGTACTCTAATTTCCTCAAGAAGAAAAGCAAGAGGATAGAGTCCAAAATCAAGGCTACATCTCATCCTTCTCAGTag